A single genomic interval of Scyliorhinus canicula chromosome 15, sScyCan1.1, whole genome shotgun sequence harbors:
- the LOC119978414 gene encoding arsenite methyltransferase-like isoform X2, translated as MNRLTKRLTQQLGKPSQGLWGWLVNRYLEKKNRFLEVNAVKLCNIQPESVVLEVGFGPGLGLQEAAKRITYPKGKLYGVDYSDYMHSVTSRRLQADIRTGKVTLFLGSVEHIPLEDNVVDRVFHCNCYYFWPNQRAGSKEIHRVMKPESNPSPFRIPRSNLPPPPSQEIRSEFNHPLGENIFLTLLLNNYFESVPSSS; from the exons ATGAATAGACTTACCAAACGGCTGACCCAGCAGCTGGGAAAACCGAGCCAGGGCCTGTGGGGATGGTTGGTGAATAGGTACTTGGAGAAGAAAAACAGGTTTCTGGAGGTGAATGCTGTCAAACTGTGTAACATTCAGCCTGAGAGTGTTGTGCTGGAAGTAGGCTTCGGACCAGGCCTCGGGCTGCAGGAAGCTGCCAAACGCATCACATACCCCAAAGGGAAACTCTATGGTGTGGATTACTCAGACTACATGCACAGCGTCACTAGCAGGAGGTTGCAAGCTGACATTCGGACTGGGAAGGTGACACTGTTTCTGGGAAGTGTGGAACACATCCCTCTGGAAGACAATGTGGTGGACAGGGTTTTTCACTGCAACTGTTACTACTTCTGGCCTAATCAACGAGCTGGAAGCAAAGAGATCCACAGAGTCATGAAACCAG agagCAACCCATCTCCCTTTCGAATTCCTCGATCGAATCTGCCTCCGCCGCCCTCTCAGGAAATTCGTTCTGAGTTCAACCATCCTCTGGGAGAAAACATTTTCCTCACATTGCTTTTAAACAATTATTTTGagtctgtgccctctagttcttga